The Epilithonimonas zeae genome contains a region encoding:
- a CDS encoding murein L,D-transpeptidase catalytic domain-containing protein: MKTFLLIFLSFLLISCEVKSQENQSVNYINTEDKFSQKISEIKDFVKDSDYNSNKAFLIDFSIASSKFRFFVIDIKTGKILQKALVAHGDGSENGKTKNGLKFSNLENSHCSSLGKYLIEEKYKGQFGLSYRLTGLDETNSNARKRAIVLHRLSCVPDVEQKTDICLSFGCPMVSDDFFKILEQHIDKSNKKIILYAYN; this comes from the coding sequence ATGAAAACATTTTTACTAATATTTTTATCATTTTTATTGATTTCCTGCGAGGTAAAATCTCAGGAAAATCAATCGGTTAATTATATTAACACTGAAGATAAATTTTCTCAAAAAATCTCTGAAATAAAAGATTTTGTAAAAGATTCAGATTACAATTCTAATAAAGCTTTTTTAATTGATTTTTCAATTGCATCTTCCAAATTCAGGTTTTTCGTCATTGATATTAAAACCGGAAAAATTCTTCAAAAAGCTTTGGTTGCCCACGGCGACGGCTCAGAAAATGGAAAAACTAAGAACGGTTTGAAGTTCAGTAATTTGGAAAATTCTCATTGTTCATCTTTAGGAAAATATTTAATTGAGGAGAAATATAAAGGTCAATTCGGTTTATCATATCGATTAACAGGATTAGACGAAACCAATAGTAATGCGAGAAAAAGAGCTATTGTTTTGCACAGATTGAGTTGTGTTCCAGATGTTGAACAAAAAACAGATATTTGTTTAAGTTTTGGCTGTCCAATGGTTTCTGATGATTTTTTCAAGATTTTGGAGCAACATATTGACAAATCGAACAAAAAAATAATTCTTTACGCCTATAACTAA
- a CDS encoding ABC transporter ATP-binding protein, translating to MIRAKNIHKSYGTLEVLKGVDIHIKPSEVISIVGESGAGKSTLLQILGTLDHPSNIDKYGTEISLDGNSFLKMKDKELSKFRNKNIGFVFQNHQLLPEFTALENVLLPTRIGGIAEKEVIEKAHSLFEDLNIASRLHHKPSELSGGEAQRVAVARALINSPKIIFADEPTGNLDSKNADALHQLFFDLRDKYQQTFVIVTHNSVLAESTDRKLVMKDGQIVLG from the coding sequence ATGATTCGAGCAAAAAATATACACAAATCTTATGGAACTTTAGAAGTTCTGAAGGGTGTTGACATACATATAAAACCAAGTGAAGTAATTTCTATCGTGGGAGAATCCGGAGCAGGAAAATCTACTTTACTTCAAATTTTGGGAACATTAGACCATCCTTCTAATATTGATAAATACGGAACAGAAATCAGTCTGGATGGTAATTCTTTCTTGAAAATGAAAGATAAAGAATTGTCAAAATTCCGTAATAAAAATATCGGTTTTGTATTTCAAAATCATCAATTGTTGCCAGAATTCACGGCTTTAGAAAATGTTTTGTTACCAACAAGAATCGGTGGAATTGCTGAAAAAGAAGTCATTGAAAAAGCACATTCCCTGTTTGAGGATTTGAATATCGCTAGTCGATTGCATCACAAACCATCAGAATTATCAGGTGGAGAAGCACAAAGAGTGGCGGTTGCCAGAGCATTGATTAATTCTCCAAAAATTATTTTCGCTGACGAGCCAACCGGAAACCTAGATTCCAAAAATGCGGATGCACTTCATCAGTTATTTTTTGATTTGAGAGACAAATATCAGCAGACATTCGTGATTGTAACCCATAATTCTGTTTTGGCAGAAAGTACGGATAGAAAGTTGGTTATGAAGGATGGGCAGATTGTTTTGGGATGA
- a CDS encoding ATP-dependent helicase, translating into MDYLKGLNEPQLEAVTTLQGPLMVLAGAGSGKTRVLTMRIAHLITNGVDPFNILSLTFTNKAAKEMKERIAKLVGDSNARSLWMGTFHSVFARILRSEGHHLGYPSNFTIYDMQDALNVMKKVIKDMNIDSEIYKAKKVLSRISQYKNNLITVNAYFNNPDLMEADEKANMRLMGDIYRKYVEACFKNGAMDFDDLLLKTNELLTRFPEVLAKYQDRFRYILVDEYQDTNHSQYLIVKALASKFENICVVGDDAQSIYSFRGANIHNILNFKKDYPDAVTVSLEQNYRSTQNIVDAANVVISKNLQQFKKNVFSENEIGDKIKVYRSLSDADEANFVSANIFELHNTQQRHFSDFAILYRTNSQTRAFEDALRKKNIPYKVYGGLSFYQRKEVKDLLAYLRILVNENDSEALSRIINYPARGIGETTQNKLVVFADSQNVPVAQVLDNLGFYAPQLGLNNGVLTKLGDFWAMIKAFQVMLKTENVYDVAMEVAKRSGLIKFLKEDATPEGISRVENIQELLNSMQGFIEEQIQIEGGDPSLSNFMENIALSADTQTDKEDDGDKVSLMTIHLSKGLEFPVVHLVGLEENLFPSFMSSSTREELEEERRLFYVALTRAEKQVFFTYAVSRFQWGKITDAEPSRFLSEIDDKYVEMINPVTELKFINRSGINSNIFDDTPSEPRFFKKKEEKKTIERNVNTPVPKQLKPIATARIINPSGSSSEDIQVGDNVRHDRFGIGKVEFLDGTDPQNIKAKVIFKNEGEKNLILKFAKLTKI; encoded by the coding sequence ATGGATTATCTGAAAGGACTGAATGAGCCTCAGTTAGAAGCAGTTACCACCTTGCAAGGCCCCCTGATGGTTTTGGCTGGTGCAGGTTCTGGCAAAACGCGTGTGCTCACGATGAGAATTGCGCATCTGATTACGAATGGAGTAGACCCTTTCAATATTTTGTCTTTAACTTTTACCAACAAAGCGGCAAAGGAAATGAAGGAACGTATCGCGAAACTCGTTGGAGACAGCAATGCACGCTCGCTTTGGATGGGAACTTTTCACTCGGTTTTTGCTAGAATTTTGAGAAGCGAAGGTCATCATCTCGGTTACCCTTCCAATTTCACGATTTATGATATGCAGGATGCTCTGAATGTGATGAAAAAAGTCATCAAGGATATGAACATCGATTCAGAAATCTATAAAGCCAAGAAAGTTTTATCAAGAATTTCTCAATATAAAAACAATCTTATTACAGTCAATGCTTATTTCAATAATCCTGACCTGATGGAAGCTGATGAAAAAGCGAATATGAGATTGATGGGTGACATTTATCGTAAATACGTTGAAGCTTGTTTCAAAAACGGTGCAATGGATTTCGATGATTTATTATTAAAAACCAATGAATTACTAACTCGCTTCCCTGAAGTTTTAGCAAAATACCAAGACAGATTCAGATATATTTTGGTGGATGAGTATCAAGATACGAACCATTCTCAGTATTTGATTGTGAAAGCTTTAGCATCTAAATTTGAAAATATTTGTGTAGTTGGAGATGATGCACAATCGATTTACTCTTTTCGTGGCGCAAATATCCACAACATTCTGAATTTCAAAAAAGATTATCCAGATGCAGTGACGGTTTCTTTGGAACAAAATTACCGTTCAACTCAAAATATCGTGGATGCGGCAAATGTTGTGATTTCGAAAAACTTACAACAATTCAAGAAAAATGTTTTCAGTGAGAATGAAATTGGAGACAAAATAAAAGTTTACCGAAGTCTTTCCGATGCGGACGAAGCGAATTTCGTTTCTGCCAACATCTTCGAATTACATAACACGCAACAGCGTCATTTCTCTGATTTTGCTATTCTTTACAGAACCAATTCGCAGACTAGAGCTTTTGAAGATGCATTGAGAAAAAAGAATATTCCCTACAAAGTTTATGGCGGATTATCTTTCTACCAAAGGAAAGAAGTGAAGGATTTGCTCGCTTATCTTAGAATTTTGGTTAATGAAAATGACTCCGAAGCGTTGTCAAGAATCATCAATTATCCGGCAAGAGGAATCGGCGAAACTACCCAAAATAAGCTAGTTGTTTTTGCAGATTCTCAAAATGTTCCTGTTGCTCAAGTTCTTGATAATCTTGGGTTTTATGCACCACAATTAGGATTAAATAATGGCGTTCTTACCAAGTTAGGTGATTTCTGGGCAATGATAAAAGCGTTCCAAGTGATGTTGAAAACAGAAAATGTTTACGATGTAGCGATGGAAGTAGCAAAGCGAAGCGGACTCATCAAATTCCTGAAAGAAGATGCAACACCGGAAGGTATTTCCCGAGTAGAGAATATTCAGGAATTGCTTAACTCAATGCAGGGTTTCATCGAGGAGCAAATTCAGATTGAAGGTGGTGACCCAAGTTTGTCCAATTTTATGGAAAATATTGCGTTGTCTGCAGATACTCAAACTGATAAAGAAGATGACGGAGATAAAGTATCGTTGATGACCATCCACTTATCAAAAGGTTTGGAATTTCCTGTGGTTCACTTAGTTGGACTCGAGGAAAATCTTTTTCCAAGCTTTATGAGTTCGTCGACAAGAGAAGAATTGGAGGAAGAAAGACGTTTGTTTTATGTGGCGTTGACGAGAGCTGAAAAGCAAGTGTTTTTCACTTATGCGGTTTCCAGATTCCAATGGGGGAAAATCACTGACGCTGAACCTTCAAGGTTTTTAAGCGAAATAGATGACAAATATGTAGAAATGATAAATCCTGTAACGGAATTGAAATTCATCAACCGTTCGGGAATCAATTCTAATATCTTTGATGATACACCTTCAGAGCCTCGATTTTTCAAGAAAAAAGAAGAAAAGAAAACAATTGAACGAAATGTAAACACTCCAGTCCCTAAACAATTGAAACCAATTGCTACTGCAAGAATCATCAATCCAAGTGGTTCGTCTTCAGAAGATATTCAGGTAGGAGACAACGTGAGACACGACCGTTTCGGAATTGGAAAAGTGGAATTTTTGGACGGAACAGACCCGCAAAATATCAAAGCAAAAGTCATTTTCAAAAATGAAGGCGAGAAAAATCTTATCCTGAAATTTGCTAAATTGACCAAAATATAA
- a CDS encoding FUSC family protein, which yields MKPSPRSWHIPFLAGLAVGIPLMFGYFLGDIKSALTASLAGLVIIYIPTSNDFIETMMKMFVCSFGMIISYGLGLTFSFNLWIASLVFGIFSAIAYYIARYFNLKPPGSFFFIMMASMAIGLPHHPELIPKRIGIFTIGTVNACIICLIYCVLNSKKETKKNLTTFHINPYVNLVESFIIGICMLVSVFIGKFFNLDYPYWIPISSLAVLQGVNQYHIWKRGLHRIIGTTIGLGIAWLIFSLVTSPLLICVCIIALQIIVEMLITRHYALAVMFLTPMGILLAETGSSTSLNPDYLLQMRLLEILIGSVIGCIGGWFLYNERIRFNSIKHLRRSKVVLRKSFQK from the coding sequence TTGAAGCCTTCGCCTAGAAGTTGGCATATTCCATTTTTGGCTGGATTGGCAGTTGGGATTCCGCTGATGTTCGGCTACTTTTTGGGCGATATCAAATCTGCTCTCACAGCTAGTTTGGCAGGTCTGGTAATTATTTATATTCCAACAAGTAATGATTTTATTGAGACGATGATGAAAATGTTTGTCTGCTCTTTTGGGATGATTATTTCTTATGGTTTGGGATTGACTTTTAGTTTTAATCTTTGGATTGCATCTTTGGTTTTTGGGATTTTTTCGGCAATCGCTTATTATATTGCAAGATATTTTAATCTGAAACCACCGGGAAGTTTTTTCTTTATTATGATGGCTTCTATGGCAATTGGGCTTCCACATCATCCAGAATTGATTCCGAAACGAATTGGGATTTTCACCATCGGAACGGTTAATGCTTGTATTATTTGTTTAATTTATTGTGTTTTAAATTCTAAAAAAGAAACAAAGAAAAACCTGACGACCTTCCATATCAACCCTTACGTCAATCTTGTAGAATCTTTTATTATTGGGATTTGTATGTTGGTTTCGGTTTTTATTGGTAAGTTTTTCAATCTCGATTATCCCTATTGGATTCCGATTTCCAGTTTGGCGGTTTTGCAAGGTGTGAATCAATATCATATTTGGAAACGAGGTTTGCATAGAATTATTGGAACTACAATCGGACTTGGAATCGCGTGGTTGATTTTTTCATTGGTAACTTCTCCTTTGCTAATTTGTGTTTGCATAATTGCTTTACAAATCATCGTAGAAATGCTAATTACAAGACATTATGCATTAGCTGTGATGTTCCTTACACCAATGGGAATTCTCTTGGCTGAAACCGGAAGTTCTACTTCACTTAATCCCGATTATCTTTTACAAATGAGATTGTTAGAAATTTTAATAGGAAGCGTAATTGGTTGTATTGGAGGTTGGTTTTTGTATAATGAGAGAATTAGATTTAACTCTATCAAACATTTGAGAAGGTCGAAAGTTGTTTTGAGGAAAAGCTTTCAAAAATAA
- a CDS encoding glycosyltransferase family 2 protein: protein MKLLIIIPAHNEENNISLCLESLKSQSFQDFVCVIVNDGSTDKTAEIVENFKLQTSNFKLENLQISEHQPGAKVVRTFIKGLESVDWKSFDVICKYDADIVFPQNYLEKVNQIFESYPKAGIVSGLVYIRNYKQNPEIKNLRNPNENWSDFSNKNHDWVFENLSSKNHVRGPIKAYRKECFEDMNGLRAVLGWDNLDILLAKKSNWEIVTIKDLWVKHLRPTAYKYKDQKAEKLGQYFYNIGLSLPLAMISSAKSSFKNRSAKEFFITINSFLRQKDKRNLSKKEIRFIRNLRWKEFFKNFGL from the coding sequence TTGAAATTACTCATCATCATTCCTGCTCACAACGAAGAAAATAATATTTCTCTCTGTCTCGAATCTCTGAAAAGCCAGAGCTTTCAAGATTTTGTTTGTGTGATTGTAAATGATGGCTCAACAGACAAGACCGCAGAAATTGTCGAAAATTTCAAACTTCAAACTTCAAACTTCAAATTAGAAAATCTTCAAATTTCTGAACATCAACCTGGAGCAAAAGTCGTTCGGACTTTTATTAAAGGTTTAGAATCTGTAGATTGGAAAAGCTTTGATGTGATTTGTAAATATGATGCAGATATCGTTTTTCCTCAGAATTATTTAGAGAAAGTTAATCAGATTTTCGAGTCATATCCAAAAGCCGGAATTGTTTCTGGTTTGGTTTACATTAGAAATTATAAACAGAATCCTGAAATTAAAAATCTGAGAAATCCGAACGAAAATTGGTCAGATTTTAGTAATAAAAATCACGATTGGGTTTTCGAAAATCTATCTTCCAAAAATCATGTTCGTGGTCCGATAAAAGCTTATAGAAAAGAATGTTTCGAAGATATGAATGGCTTAAGAGCTGTTTTGGGCTGGGACAATTTGGATATTTTGTTGGCAAAAAAAAGTAATTGGGAAATAGTCACAATTAAAGACCTTTGGGTAAAACATTTGCGCCCAACTGCTTATAAATATAAAGACCAAAAAGCAGAAAAACTGGGTCAATATTTTTATAATATTGGATTAAGTTTGCCTTTGGCAATGATTTCTTCTGCTAAATCCAGCTTTAAAAACCGTTCTGCGAAAGAGTTTTTCATAACAATCAATTCTTTTCTTAGGCAAAAAGATAAACGAAATCTGAGTAAAAAAGAAATCAGATTTATCCGAAATCTGCGTTGGAAGGAGTTTTTCAAAAATTTTGGATTATGA
- a CDS encoding TlpA family protein disulfide reductase has product MKKYFVLLLISISSQLFYSQKSSSLEIDASNLKLDTIFVSYPSATRNTHLLHNYQFTSEGSKKISEQGDLKLGIKETAKIITKFDYPQPVSISYYDAIKNSGMQSLPFFVEAGNLKLLLKDDNLNFEFLSTSPANIEFNKLSAILKPYESKLKPYESNDAENLKGKELEIQKYIRKNPKSFVALWEIISDFSKYGYNPIYSENLTLFDSTVKKTFTYIEFSKLVKLEAENSFPDVNLDNNNHLSKETFKNYKLTLIDYWATFCKPCIEDMPRLVELYNQYKNLGVNFISIADEQTLGRVTKATEILKKNNITWENYFDKNKDFPKKLNASGYPLQILVDSEGNILKRTYGELDVITVFIKDYLSNK; this is encoded by the coding sequence ATGAAAAAATATTTTGTCCTTTTATTGATATCAATTTCGTCCCAATTATTTTATTCTCAAAAAAGCTCAAGTTTAGAAATTGATGCATCAAATTTAAAACTTGATACCATCTTTGTATCATACCCTTCTGCTACCAGAAATACGCATCTTTTACACAACTATCAATTCACTTCTGAAGGTTCGAAAAAAATTTCTGAACAAGGCGATTTGAAATTGGGAATAAAAGAAACTGCAAAGATTATAACGAAATTTGATTATCCTCAACCTGTATCAATTTCTTATTATGATGCGATTAAAAATTCTGGAATGCAGTCACTGCCTTTCTTTGTTGAAGCTGGAAATTTGAAATTATTATTAAAAGATGACAATTTAAATTTTGAGTTTTTGTCCACATCTCCAGCGAATATTGAATTCAATAAATTAAGTGCGATTCTTAAACCGTATGAGAGCAAATTAAAACCTTACGAAAGTAATGATGCTGAAAATCTGAAAGGTAAAGAATTAGAAATTCAGAAATATATCAGAAAAAATCCTAAGTCTTTTGTTGCTCTTTGGGAAATTATTAGTGATTTCTCCAAATATGGTTATAATCCTATTTACTCTGAAAATTTAACATTATTCGATTCAACTGTCAAAAAAACATTCACTTACATAGAATTCAGTAAACTTGTAAAGTTGGAAGCGGAAAATAGTTTTCCTGATGTTAACCTTGATAACAATAATCATTTATCAAAAGAAACATTTAAAAATTACAAATTAACTTTAATCGATTACTGGGCAACGTTTTGCAAACCTTGCATAGAAGATATGCCACGATTGGTTGAGCTTTATAATCAATATAAAAATCTAGGTGTGAATTTCATTTCTATTGCTGATGAACAAACACTTGGAAGGGTGACCAAAGCAACCGAAATTCTGAAGAAAAATAACATCACCTGGGAAAATTATTTTGATAAAAACAAAGATTTTCCGAAAAAATTAAATGCTTCCGGATACCCTTTGCAGATTTTAGTAGACTCTGAAGGCAATATCCTTAAAAGAACTTATGGAGAATTGGACGTTATCACGGTATTTATTAAAGATTATTTGAGTAATAAGTAA
- a CDS encoding MFS transporter, producing the protein MDATIEQSKNFSYSIISYVFFTFIGYFIIGLSLSVLPIFISKGLGFSMLVAGIVISLQYIMTFLMRAYSGKIIDSKGPKPAVLASMISFSFTGLVLIMAYYFRFSPMISLLFLIITRLFTGGAEGMVGASPINWAIMTFGEKYTAKIISYNGVVCYGALALGASLGVTIVKNFNFYGLGILIVILGLIGFFVARTKENKTGKHASEEEQKSFWNVLGKVAPFGLCLALGGLGFATISTFITLYYDYYHWQNGAMCLSVFGILFVAGRLVFSNAINRFGGINVAIASLAVETLGLTIISLSYHPYFALIGAGITGLGFSLIFPALGVMAMKTVPSSNQGSALAGYGLFIDISLGVTGPLIGGVADAFGLPYIFPFSIGIVMLGLALAYYLKMTQSK; encoded by the coding sequence ATGGATGCAACGATTGAACAAAGCAAAAACTTCTCTTATTCCATTATTTCCTATGTGTTTTTCACGTTTATAGGTTATTTTATCATCGGATTATCATTATCTGTTTTACCAATTTTCATTAGCAAAGGTCTTGGATTTAGTATGCTGGTTGCAGGAATTGTGATTAGTTTACAATACATAATGACTTTTTTGATGAGAGCTTATTCAGGAAAAATCATTGACAGCAAAGGTCCGAAACCTGCAGTTTTAGCAAGTATGATAAGTTTCTCTTTTACGGGATTGGTATTGATAATGGCCTATTATTTCAGATTCTCTCCTATGATAAGTTTGTTATTTCTAATTATCACGAGACTTTTTACCGGAGGTGCAGAAGGAATGGTTGGCGCAAGCCCAATTAACTGGGCGATTATGACTTTCGGAGAAAAATATACTGCAAAAATCATTTCTTACAACGGTGTTGTTTGTTACGGCGCTTTGGCATTAGGAGCATCTTTGGGCGTTACGATTGTTAAGAACTTCAATTTTTATGGTTTAGGAATTCTGATTGTAATTTTAGGGTTAATTGGATTTTTCGTGGCAAGAACCAAAGAAAACAAAACCGGAAAACACGCTTCTGAAGAAGAACAAAAATCTTTTTGGAATGTGTTAGGAAAAGTTGCGCCTTTTGGACTTTGTCTGGCTTTGGGAGGATTAGGATTTGCAACTATTTCTACATTTATCACGCTTTATTACGATTATTACCACTGGCAAAACGGCGCGATGTGTTTATCTGTTTTCGGGATTTTGTTTGTTGCAGGAAGATTAGTTTTCAGCAATGCGATTAATCGATTTGGAGGAATCAACGTTGCAATTGCAAGTTTAGCTGTAGAAACCCTTGGATTAACGATTATTAGCTTGTCTTATCATCCTTATTTTGCATTAATTGGTGCAGGAATCACAGGTTTAGGATTTTCATTGATATTTCCGGCTTTGGGTGTAATGGCGATGAAAACTGTTCCTTCTTCCAATCAAGGTTCGGCTTTGGCTGGTTATGGATTATTTATTGATATTTCTCTTGGGGTGACAGGTCCATTAATTGGCGGTGTTGCTGATGCATTTGGATTGCCTTACATTTTCCCGTTCAGTATTGGAATCGTAATGCTAGGTTTAGCTTTGGCTTATTACCTCAAGATGACTCAAAGCAAATAA